The Nitrospirota bacterium nucleotide sequence CATCCAAGCGGCGACGGAAAAGATGCTGAACGCATCTTGATGCTGGTGAAAAACCAGCATGTCACTGAGAGTGGCTCACAAGGGGATGGTTACAGGCAGCTTGCAAGTTACAAAAATATCGCCCCTGCTGTGATAAGGGACAACAGCATAAGCAACTGCCTGTCATGCCACCAAAGGCCGTTTGACACCTTGCACCAGAACAACCAAAGCTGCAATCAGTGCCACTCCACAAACAGTTGGCGCACCGCGAGGATCGACCACGCGCAGTTTTTCCGTTTTGACAGAAACCATAATTCCGACTGCAAGACATGTCACCAGAGCGGTAACTACAAAGAATATACATGCTACGGCTGTCATGAACATTCGCCGTCAAAGATCCAGCGGAAACATCAGAAAGAAGGCCTGTTCAGTTATCAAAATTGTTCGGCCTGTCATCCAAGCGGCAATGAAGACGATGCCAGGCGCACGGCAAGGTCAATAAGAGATCAGCATGGTATGGAAAGCAGCTTCAGCGGCGGGGCTTATAACCCGTCAGAAGGCTACGGGCAAGCCGGATATAATTACATCGAAGCCCGTGATAACCAATATGGCGGTTACGATAAACGTCAAAAACATCAGAAGGATGATGAGGAAGAGGATGATGACTGAGTTTAAATTGCCTTCCCTATCCTCTGCACAGCTTCTTTCATTCTCTTTGCCGGAACTGTCAGCGCAAAGCGGATGTAGCCTTCTCCCGGCGCGCCAAAACCGTTGCCGGGAGTGCCAAGCACTCCGGCGTTTTCAAGGAGATGAGCAACGAAGCTGGATGAATTGAAACCCTTCGGCACTTTTGCCCAGAGGTAAAAAGTCGCGCGCGGTTTCTGGACTTTCAGGCCGATGTTCTTTAAGCCGTTGTACAGGACATCTCTTCTTTCCTGGTAGGTGTCCCTTATTTTTTTGAGGACGGCATCGCCGGTATTCAGCGCCTCAATTCCGGCCTCCTGCACTGCCTGAAAGATACCGGAGTCGAGATTAGTCTTTATCTTTCCAAGCCCCGCTAACGCGTTTGCGTTTCCCGCTGCAAAGCCGATCCTCCATCCCGTCATGTTGTATGTCTTTGAGAGCGAGTGGAACTCGATGCCCACGTCTTTGGCCCCGGGCATTTGAAGAAAGCTCATGGGTTTTTTGCCGTCATAATAAACCTCGGAATACGCGGCATCATGGCATACAAGAATATTGTTCTTTGCTGCAAACCCGATCACGTTATTATAAAAATTCCTGTCCGCAACGGCAGACGTAGGATTATTGGGATAGTTGATAAACATGAGCTTTGCCTTTTTCAGGACATCCCGGGGAATTGCCTTTAAGTCAGGAAGATATTTGTTCTTCTCGATCAGCGGCATGATGTGGCTCTTTCCGCCCGCAAAGAGCGTGGCAACGGGGTAGACAGGATATCCCGGAGACGGCACAAGCACAAAGTCGCCGGGATTTATAAACGCAAGGGGTATGTGCCCGATGCCTTCTTTTGAGCCGATGAGCGAAAGGACCTCGGTCTTCGGATCAA carries:
- a CDS encoding LL-diaminopimelate aminotransferase, yielding MSIDLARRVKGLPPYLFAAIDKMKQEALKKGIDVIDLSIGDPDIPTPKNIVQRMKKAVENPAHHRYPSYEGMLSFRQAVADWYKRRFNVKLDPKTEVLSLIGSKEGIGHIPLAFINPGDFVLVPSPGYPVYPVATLFAGGKSHIMPLIEKNKYLPDLKAIPRDVLKKAKLMFINYPNNPTSAVADRNFYNNVIGFAAKNNILVCHDAAYSEVYYDGKKPMSFLQMPGAKDVGIEFHSLSKTYNMTGWRIGFAAGNANALAGLGKIKTNLDSGIFQAVQEAGIEALNTGDAVLKKIRDTYQERRDVLYNGLKNIGLKVQKPRATFYLWAKVPKGFNSSSFVAHLLENAGVLGTPGNGFGAPGEGYIRFALTVPAKRMKEAVQRIGKAI